In one Umezawaea sp. Da 62-37 genomic region, the following are encoded:
- a CDS encoding PH domain-containing protein, with product MTPLPSAEPTTRSWAPLPGVVALAWGLAAVALLAALWSNENTARLLMGVAVVLGVVLGAYGTIVRPRLSADDSGLHVRTLTGVHDFPWHEVKIRPVQTRRMGRDSHSLELDWERGEDEHLVVLTWLDLGVDPRDVAEVLHALRP from the coding sequence GTGACACCACTTCCGTCGGCTGAGCCGACCACCAGGAGCTGGGCTCCGCTACCCGGCGTCGTCGCGCTGGCCTGGGGATTGGCCGCCGTCGCGCTGCTGGCGGCGCTGTGGAGCAACGAGAACACCGCACGGCTGCTGATGGGCGTGGCGGTCGTCCTGGGCGTCGTGCTCGGCGCGTACGGCACGATCGTGCGGCCGCGGCTGAGCGCCGACGACAGCGGTCTGCACGTGCGGACGCTCACGGGTGTGCACGACTTCCCCTGGCACGAGGTCAAGATCCGGCCCGTCCAGACGCGCAGGATGGGGAGGGATTCCCACAGCCTGGAACTCGACTGGGAACGCGGCGAGGACGAGCACCTGGTGGTGCTGACGTGGCTGGACCTCGGCGTCGACCCGAGGGACGTCGCCGAGGTCCTGCACGCGTTGCGGCCCTGA
- a CDS encoding peptidylprolyl isomerase has product MADSNESFVGTKVTATLHTSQGDIRINLFPDHAPKTVANFVGLAEGTKTYTDANATGGKSGPFYDGSIFHRVISGFMLQGGDPTGTGRGGPGYKFADEFHPDLQFTKPYILAMANSGANTNGSQFFITVGPTTWLNFKHTIFGEVADTASQQVVDKIGATPTVAGDKPATDVVIEKVSIERA; this is encoded by the coding sequence GTGGCTGACAGCAACGAATCCTTCGTCGGGACCAAGGTGACCGCGACTCTGCACACCTCGCAGGGCGACATCCGGATCAACCTCTTCCCCGACCACGCCCCCAAGACGGTGGCCAACTTCGTCGGTTTGGCCGAGGGTACTAAGACGTACACCGACGCGAACGCGACCGGAGGCAAGTCCGGGCCCTTCTACGACGGCTCGATCTTCCACCGCGTGATCTCCGGCTTCATGCTCCAGGGCGGTGACCCCACCGGTACCGGCCGCGGTGGTCCCGGTTACAAGTTCGCGGACGAGTTCCACCCGGACCTCCAGTTCACGAAGCCGTACATCCTGGCGATGGCGAACTCGGGCGCGAACACCAACGGCTCCCAGTTCTTCATCACCGTGGGGCCGACCACCTGGCTGAACTTCAAGCACACCATCTTCGGCGAGGTGGCCGACACCGCGTCGCAGCAGGTGGTGGACAAGATCGGCGCCACGCCGACCGTCGCGGGCGACAAGCCCGCCACCGACGTGGTGATCGAAAAGGTCTCCATCGAGCGGGCCTGA
- a CDS encoding rhomboid family intramembrane serine protease, with product MGAEIGGRPLVTPILIVLNVLVFVFTAVQASSVANNQNSEFFADFVLWPVAVYLGDWWRLLSSGFLHIGPAHLALNMLALYVLGRDLEPVFGRVRFLALYLVSMFGGGVAVYLFGDVRTPVAGASGAVYGLMGAMLIAVLKLKLNPGSALAVIGLNVVISFTLPGISLLGHLGGLAVGAAIAAGMIFAPRERRDLWQTALVVATVVVLIGLVIMRTAQLGV from the coding sequence GTGGGTGCCGAGATCGGCGGCCGTCCGCTGGTGACGCCGATCCTGATCGTGCTGAACGTGCTGGTGTTCGTCTTCACCGCGGTGCAGGCGAGCAGTGTCGCGAACAACCAGAACTCCGAGTTCTTCGCCGACTTCGTGCTCTGGCCGGTCGCCGTGTACCTGGGCGACTGGTGGAGGTTGCTCAGCTCGGGCTTCCTGCACATCGGCCCGGCGCACCTGGCGCTGAACATGCTCGCGCTCTACGTGCTCGGCCGTGACCTCGAACCGGTCTTCGGCCGGGTGCGGTTCCTCGCGCTCTACCTGGTCTCCATGTTCGGCGGTGGCGTCGCCGTCTACCTGTTCGGCGACGTCCGCACGCCGGTCGCGGGAGCGTCCGGGGCGGTGTACGGCCTGATGGGCGCCATGCTCATCGCCGTGCTGAAGCTCAAGCTGAACCCCGGCTCGGCGCTGGCCGTCATCGGTCTGAACGTGGTCATCAGCTTCACCCTGCCCGGCATCTCGCTGCTCGGGCACCTGGGCGGTCTGGCGGTCGGTGCGGCGATCGCCGCGGGCATGATCTTCGCCCCGCGGGAGCGCCGCGACCTGTGGCAGACGGCGCTGGTCGTCGCCACGGTGGTCGTCCTGATCGGACTGGTGATCATGCGCACCGCCCAGCTCGGTGTCTGA